CCACTTCAAAGGCGTAGGATTCCTGGCCGAGGATGCGCCAGGCGTTTTTGGAATTGAGCAGGGCCACCCGGTAGTTGTCGGCCAGAAGCTCGACCACCTTCATGCAGTCGTCAAAGACCCCGGGCACCTCGATGACGGTGGCGCCGCTGCCCAGCGGCTGGGCCAGCTGCTGCGGCGTCACCTTGCCCTTGGGCAGGATCACCACCGACTTGATGGGACCGCCCACATAGGCGGCATAGAGCGCAGCGGCAGCCGAGGTGTCGCCGGTCGAAGCGCACACCGTCAGCACCGAATCCCAGCCGTTGACCCGGACCAAGTGCTTTAAATAACTGAATGCACAGGCCATGCCCCGGTCCTTGAAGGAGGCGCTGGGGTTTTGGCCGTCGTTTTTGTAGTAAAACGGCGCGCCGACCAGCTCGGTCAGGGCGTCATTGGCCGCCACGATGGGAGTGTGGCCCTCGCCAAGGTAGACAATGTCTTCCTCGTCCATGACCGGGGCCATGAGTTCGTAAAAGCGCAAAACGCCGCGAAGGGCCGTCACCCGGGTGGAGGCGCGCTTGTCAAAGAGTCCCTGCCAGTAGCTGGCCGGATATTCGAGCAGGCTGTCAAAGGAAGTGTCTTCCAGAATGAACACCCCGCCGCAATGGGGGCAGGTGTAGTAAAGCTCGTGAATGTCGAACCGGGCCTGACAGCCCAGGCAGACATATTCCATCGTACCCCGGTATTTGGGGAAATCGCTGACCGTAATCATGCCGCTTCCTTTGTTAAGCAGGCCACAGTTCCCGGGCGCTGGCCGTCCACATGACGACGCCGCAGGCCACCTTGGCCGTCAGCCCGAACACCTTGCCGTACATGGCTCCCAAAGCGGCGCGCCGGGCCTCGGCGTCGTCGCGTCCGTGCAGCCGTTCAAACATATAACAGCCGAAAAAGGCCCCGGCAACGGCCCCGAAAAGCGCCCCCAGGCCCAGGAAAAACGGCGCGCCGCACAGCGCGCCGCCAAGAGCCCCGAGAAAACCGCCCAGATTGCCTTTGCCCGTCGCCCCGTAGCGTTTGGCTCCAAAGAGCTGGGCAAAAAGCTCGACCGCCTCTCCAGCCAGGGCCACACACACCAGCAAGGCGTAAAACCCGAACCCCAGATGGAGCGTCGGATGGAGTACGTCCCACAGGACCACCAGCCCAAGCATGGCCCAGTTCCCCGGCAATCCGAAGACATGCAGGGCCAGACAGGCGAGCAAGACCAACAGGAACACCGTCAAAAGGACAAGGCTCACGCGCCGACTCCACGTTTATCGAGGACGCGGGTTGCCTTGCCCTCGGTCTTGGGCAGGCTGTTGCGTTCGACCAGCTCCACCTTGGGCGTGACCAGCAACTCGTCGCGAAGCCGTGAGGCGATGCGCTTTTGCAAGGCCCCGAGCTGGCGCATGTCCTCAACGAAAAACTCGTCGCGGATCTCCACCTTGACCCGGATGTTGTCGATATAGCCGTCGCGCTCAAGGACGATCTGGTAATCCTGCCCTACTTCCGGCATGGCCAGCAGCACCCGTTCGATCTGCATGGGGAAAATATTGACGCCTTTTATTATGATCATGTCGTCGCAGCGCCCGTGCAGCCGGTCGATGCGGCGATGGACCCGGCCGCAGGGACAGGGACCGGTCAGGAAACGGGTCATGTCCCGGGTGCGGTAGCGGATGACCGGCATCCCCTCGCGGCCAAGGGTGGTCATAACCAGCTCGCCCAGTTCGCCGTCAGGCACAGGCTCGCCCGTGACCGGATCGACGATCTCGGCCAGATAGGCGTCCTCCCAGACATGCATCCCGTGCTGCTCCTGGCATTCGAAGGCCACGCCCGGACCGTTCATCTCGGAAAGACCATAGGAGTTGTAGGCCTTGAGGCCGTAGAGTTCCTGCAGCCGCTGGCGGGCTTCCTCGGTGTAGGGTTCGGCTCCGACCAGAGCGATGCGCAGGGAAAGGGACTTGGGATCGAGGCCAAGCTCGGCAAAAATGGCGGAGAGGTACAGGGCATAGGACGGGATGATATGGATGCCCGTGACCTTGAAGTCGGTCAAAAGCTTGATCTGGCGGTGGCTGTTGCCGGCCCCGGCCGGGATGGTCAGGCAGCCAAGGCGTTCTGCGCCGTAGTGGATACCAAGGCCCCCGGTGAAAAGGCCGTAGCCGGACATGTTCTGAAACACGTCGGTGCGCCTCAGGCCAGCCATGTGCATGCACCGGGCCATCAGCGAGGCCCACCAGTCCAGGTCGTTTTGGGTATGATATATGACCGTGGGGGTGCCGGTGGTGCCGGAGGAGGCGTGCATGCGCACCATCTCGGACACGGGCATGGCCAGCATGGCGTCGGGGTAGCTGTCGCGCAGATCCTGCTTGGTGGTAAACGGAATGCGGGGCACATCGGCCAGACTGGCGACCGAGGCAGGATCAAAACCGACCTCGGCAAACCGCCGGCTGTAAAACGGCGATTTGGTCGCCTGGGTCAGCGACCAGCGCAACCGCGTGAGTTGCAGGCGCTCTATCTCAAGTCTGGAAAGCGTTTCCGCAGCATCGTAGTACACGACAACTCCTTGGCGGGATGTAAGGCGGTGGGGGCACGCATCTGTGTGTCAGGCCTCAACGGCCACCCTTGGAAACAGGCTGCCGGCACACCCCAAGGGGAGGGGTCCGGGGGCATCATGCCCCCGGCGGGGTGCAGGGGCAGCGCCCCTGCTTATCAGCCCTGCGCCCAAACGCCCGACGCAGGCTATACCCCTGCAAGCGCTTGGCTTCAAGGGTTGGCGGAGCAGAAAGCAGAAAAAGCCGCCGCCAGGGATACCCCCGGGGACGCACGGCGAAAAACGTCAAACGGAGGGGAAAGCCGATCAGCCCATGCCGAATTCAGACGGGGGCGGGATGTCGGAAAGATTCTCGAAGGCCGTTGATTCCTTGAGGAAAAGAAGCTTCACCATGCCTGTCGGACCATTGCGCTGCTTGCCGATGATAATTTCGGCCACGTTGTCCTCAGGGGTGAGTTCCTCTTTTTTCTTATAGGCCGCACCGCGATAGAGAAAGATGATGACGTCGGCGTCCTGCTCGATAGCGCCGGATTCCCGCAGGTCAGACATCATGGGGCGTTTGTCGGCGCGCTCTTCGACCTTGCGGTTAAGCTGCGACAGGGCCACCACGGGCACATGCAGTTCCTTGGCCAGGGATTTGAGGCTCCGGGAGATTTCGGAGATTTCCTGTTCGCGCGAATCAATGCGCCGCGAGGCCCGCATGAGCTGGAGATAGTCCACCATGATAAGCCCCAGGCCATGTTCGGCCTTGAGCCGGCGGCAGCGGGCGCGCAGGTCCATGGTGGTGATGGCCGGGGTGTCGTCGATGAAAATCGGCGAGGCAGACAAGTGGTTGGCGGCATCATACAGCCGCGACCAGTCCTCGTCATCAAGCCGCGCCCGGCGCAGCTTGGCCAGATCGACCTTGCCCCAGCAGCACAGCATGCGTTGCATGATCTGCTCCATGGACATTTCCAGGGAGAAGATCGCAGTCGGAATGGCGCTCATGGCTGCCGCGCGCATGGCCACGTTCATGGCAAAAGCGGTCTTGCCCATGGACGGACGACCGGCCACGATGATGAGGTCGGAGGGTTGCAGGCCGGCAGTATATTCGTCGAACTGGTAGTAGCCAGACGGCACGCCGGTGACCAGTTCCTGGTTCTCCATGCGCTGCTCGATCTGCTCAAAAACCCGGGTGATCAGGTCTTTGGAAGAGCGGAAGCCCTTGGTCGAGCGGGAGTCGGCAATGGCGAAAATGGCCTGTTCGGACTCATCGAGCAATTGCTCGGTTTCCTGGCCGCCGTCGTAGCAACGGGTGATGATATCGACGGCCGTGCTGATGAGCTTGCGCTGAACGGATTTTTCACGAACGATCTCGGCATGGTGCAGGGCATTGGCCGAGGACACCGTGGACGAGGCCAGATCGCCCAGATAGGCCGGACCGCCCACTTCGTCGAGACGCCCGGAAACCCGCAACGCTTCGGCCAGGGATACGAGATCAATGGGAGCGTTTTTGCGCGACAGGTCGAGAATGGCCTGAAAAATATAGCGGTGGGCCGGGGAGTAGAAATCATCCTCATCGACCAGGTCGACGAGATTAAACAGAATGGAATTCTTGAGTAATATCCCCCCCAGAACCGACTGCTCGGCTTCGAGATTCTGGGGGGGGACTTTTCGCAGGACGTCTGAGGAGACCCGCTCCAGGGCCTGCCCGGTCAGCGGTTCGCCGCTCCCGGAAAGGCCGGAAGACTTGGAGTTACGCGGTTTCTTCCTCGGGCTGTCCATTGGCTTCGACCTGTGCCCCGGCAGGGGTGACGACGACATCTTCATCTTCAGCGCCGCCCTGACGGACAACGGAGACGCGAACCGTGCCGCGCAGTTCCGGCATGAGCTTGACTTCGACATCGTAGTGGCCAAGCGACCGGATGGGGTCGGCCAGGACGATTTTCTTGCGGTCGATGTCAAATCCCTGCTCGGCCAGCTTGTCGGCGATGATGGCGGAGGTGACGGAGCCGTACAGCTTGTCGCCTTCACCAACGCGGACTTCGATCAGGACGGTGGCAGCGGCCAGCTTGTCGGCCAACGACTGGGCATCGGCCACCTGGGCGTCACGCTTGGCTTGCAGTTTCTTGCGTTCGTTTTCAAAACGGCGCAGGTTGGACTCGCAGGCCAGCATGGCGAGCCCCTGGGGAATCAGATAATTGCGGCCGTACCCGGGTTTGACGGAGACCTTGTCGCCGAGGCGGCCGAGGTTTTCCACGTCCGCGCGCAAAATAAGTTCCATGGCTTCCCTACCTTACATTTTCTTCAGATGCTCGGCGCTGTGCGTGGCCGTATAGTACAACATCGCCATCTGGCGGGCGCGCTTGATCTCAAGCGTCAGGCGGCGCTGGCACTTGGCACAGGTGCCGGTGATGCGCCGGGCAATGATCTTGCCGCGATCCGTAATGAAATCCTTAAGGATATCCGGACGCTTGTAATCAACGGGAAGGTTCTTGTTGGCGCAGAAGCGGCAAAACTTCTTTTTCGGGGTGAACTTTTTCTTAAATGCCATGGCTTAGGCCCCCTCAACAACAGGCACGTATTTGTCGGCAAGCTTGACGGTGATGAACTTCATGATGCCGTCGGTGATGCGCACGATACGTTCGAATTCAGCGATGGCCGTGGCCGGAGCCGCGAACTCGAAACGGGTGTAATGGCCCCGGGTCTTCTTCTGCACCGGATACGCCAGTTCCTTCATGCCCCATTCGTCAACAGCCAGCATCGTGGCGTCCTGACGCTCGAGCACCCCTTTGAGGTTCTCGAGAATCTCCTGCCGATTGTCGGTTGCCAGCTCCGGAGAGAGCAACAGCAAGGCTTCGTACTTCCGCATGGTTCCTCCTTTTGGTCCATGGCCCATCCTCCGGGACGTGTGTCCTCCGGGAAGAGCAAGGTGAAGGGGAGTCGTTACCCGCGCCGTCCTGGTCTGTCAAGGACTAAGGCCCATCCTTGCCAATATCGACCCGCCCGTCTACAGAGTTGGCTGGCCGGAAACCTTCTTTCGCCTTCCGCTCCACCCCAGCCAGCCGCAGCCGAGGTCTCCATGCGCATCCGTACCAAGCTTCTCATCATCCTGCTCGCGCTGGTTCTGCCCCCACTTGTGGCCATCAGCATCTACGCCCTGCGCGAAGCCCGGCTGCTTGGCCACGAACTGGCCCAACGAGCCGCAGTTTCCTATAAGCACGCCGCCGAGTCCGAACTGGCCCTTATGGTGGATCTGATCGGCGAAGACGTGGCCGACAACCGACAGATGCTCGAACTGGCCCTGGCCATGCTTGCCGGCGATGCCGCCCGCATCCTGGAGACAGCGCCGGACCGCCTGGACGGGAAGCAGCCCGCCGACACGCCCCGGCCGTCCCTGGACGGTCCCGGCGCGATGTCCCGGGAGCAGGCCGAGCAGGCCGGGGCGGCGCTGCTGGGTCTGGCTCCGACCTTTGACACGCTCAAACACAAGCTTGGCGACAGCATGTTGTGGGCCTACATCGCCCGGCCAGACGGCATCATTGCCACGGCCCCGGCCCATGGACCCATGCCCCCCGGCTACGACGCCCGGGAGCGCCCCTGGTTCCGTGGGGCCGTGGAAACAAACGGCGTGGTCTGGCGTGTTCTCATTGACGCCACCACCAGCCGGCTAACGGCCACTGTCTCGGCCCCGATCCGCAGCCACGACGGCCAGCTGCTCGGCGTTGTCGGCATCGACGCTCCGCTTGAGTCACTCCTGCCGGAAAGCGACCTGTCCCGGCGATGGGGCGACGGTGTTCGGGCCTGCTTCGTCCAGATCAACGGGGACCACCTCGAAATCATCGGCAACCGGGATTTCCTCGACCCGAAACTCGGTTGGAAGACGCCGGTGACGCCAACCCCGCTGGCCATCGACGATCCGGCCGGACTGTCCAGGCTCCAGACAGCCATGGAATCCCGGCAGGCCGCCCAGCTGCACCTGACGCTTGGCAATGAGGACTATTTCGCCGTGTTGCGGCCCTTTTCCCTGGCCCCGGCCGGACTGCTCGTGCTGGTCCCCAGGCAGGCGGTGCTGCATCAGGCCGATTCCGCCGAGTCAGCCATTTTGGCGCGCACCCAAAGCATGATGACCGTGGTGGTCTTCTTTGCCCTCCTGGCCGTGGCTGCGGCGGCGATCCTGGCCTATTACGGCTCCCGGGCGGTGACCCGGCCCCTGACCGGCCTGTCTGCCGCCGCCGCCCGGCTGGCCGAGGGCGATTTCGAGGCCCGGGCTCCGGTCACCGGGCAGGACGAGCTGGGCCTGTTGGCCCAGACCTTCAATACCATGGCCCCCAAGCTGGCCGAGCGACTGCGGCTCAAGCAGGACATGCAGCTGGCCAAAGAAGTGCAGCAAAACCTGCTGCCCAAGGCCCCACCCCACTTGCCCGGCCTGGATCTGGCCGGGGCCACGATTTTTTGCGACGAGACCGGCGGCGACTATTTCGACTACCTGTCCTTTGCCCCGGCCCCGGACGGCGGCTGCGACATCATTGTCGGCGACGCGACCGGCCACGGCATTGCCGCAGCCCTTTTTATGGCCACCGGCCGGGCGCTCTTGCGTGGGGGGCAGGGCGCAGGCAGCGGCCCGGCCGCCCTGCTCACCCTGGCCAACGTCCTTTTGTGGCAGGATACGGCTGATTCGGGGCGCTTTATCACGCTCTATTTCCTGCGTCTGGAAGGCGGCGGACTGGCTCCCAAGGGCCGTCTGGTCTGGTCGCGGGCCGGGCATGACCCGGCAATGGTCTACGATCCGGCTACCGACAGCTTTGTCGAACTCCTCGGCCCGGGGCTGCCGCTTGGCGTCCTGCCGGACTACAGCTACGAAGAGCAGTCCTGTCCGGGACTGTCTCCCGGACAGCTTCTGCTCCTTGGCACGGACGGCATCTGGGAGGCCCGCAATCCGGCCGACGCCATGTACGGCAAGGACCGGTTCCGGGAGGTGGTGCGCCGCCACGCCAACCTGTCTGCCGAGGCAATTGTGGCGGCCGTCCACGCCGATGTGGCCGCTTTCCAGGAGAGCGCCCCCCGCGACGACGACATCACCCTGGTGGTCCTCAAGGCAACAGCTGCCTAAGGCCGTCAGATCCAGGAGAGCCGGGCCGGATTGCGCGGCGGCACGCCGGCATAGCGCACCTTGGGATAGCCGAGCATCAGGCCGCCTTCGACGATCTGGCCCTGGGGCAGGCCAAGGGCCTGGCGAAGCGGCGCCGAATGCTTGGCCGCATGGGTGAGCAGACCGGCCCAGCAGGTCCCAAGGCCCCGGGCCACGGCGGCCAGTTCCATAAAGGTCAGGGCAATGCCGCAATCCGCCGCCCCGAACGGGGCGTCGGCCGGCACATAGGACACGGCCAGGGCCGGCGCGCTGCGCAGAAAATAGTCCAACCCCTGCTCCCACATGGCCGAGTACTTGGGGCGGGTGCCCTGTTGCGCGAAATAGGCGGCAGTCAGACCGGCCAATTCCCGGACCTTGGCCGGGTCGCCAGTGACGATCCAACCCACTTCCTGGACATTGGACGCGGTCGGGGCAAATCGGGCCACATCCACGAGTTCGGCCAGGACCTCGCGGGCAACCGGCGTGTCCTTGTAGGCCCGGATGGAGCGACGCCCGCGCAACATGGCGTCCACCACGTCCGGGGCCGGCCAGGAGCGGATGTTCTTTCGCATCTCGGCCGCAGGGACGCGGCTGTGGGCCAGGGCGTCATGGGGACAGACAGCCACGCAGTGCCCGCAGGCGTTGCACACGGCGGCATCGGCCACAACCGGCCCGCCGTCCTCGCCCGCACCCAGACAACCGCTTGGGCACACGGCGACACACAGACCGTCGTGCTTGCAACGCGCGGCATCGACTTCAATGAATTGCATCACAGTCCTCCTGTTCCCCCTGAGGGGAGGCAACATCCCCCCGAACATCCACTATGCCCGGGGTCAGGACTGACTACTACCCTGCTGCTCCGCTTTGGCAAGAGGGCACGCGCAAGTGCCGCAGGCACCGGCAGGATACCGGCTGATCCGGGTTTCCCTTGAGCATCGGGCCACCTTGGGATAGAAGTTCCCGGAAGACAACTCACGGAGGCGTCATGCGGGTTTTGGTTGTGGATGACGATCCGGCCAGCCGTCAGGTGCTGTCGGCCCACCTCGGCAGTCTGGCCGAATGCGTCCTGTGCGGCTCAGGCCCCGAAGCCGTGGAGGCTGTGGCCCGGGGCATTGTCGAAGGCGAACCGTTTGACGTGGTGTTTTTAGACATCATCATGCCCCACATGGACGGCCATGAAACCCTGGCCCAAATTCGGGAGACCGAGGAAACCGCCTGCCTGCCCCCTGAATGCCGGGCCAAGGCGGTCATGGTCACGTCCATGGACGACGAAGCCAACACCCTAAACGCCCTCTTCGACGGCCAGGTGGCCGCCTATCTCATCAAACCGGCCAGCCGGTCGGAACTGCTCAACAAGCTCTCCGTACTCGGCCTCATCTGAGTCCGCACCGTCGGTCCCGGCCCTTGCTGCCGGAGCACTGATATTTTTGAGTCTATATATAAATTTCTATTCTCTTTCGCCGGGCATTGCATTAGCATTGCTCTATGCGATTTCCCTCTGTCGCCTGTCTGCTCCTGCTGCTGCTCTGGTCGTGCTTCGGCCCGGCCTTGGCCGGCGGCCCGGATTTCGGCCAAGCCAGGGGCGTGGTGGTGCGGGTTTGCGACGGAGACACGGTGGTGGTGGATATTCCGGAGTATCCGGACATTATCGGCAAATCGATCCGGGTGCGGCTGGCCGGGGTGGACGCGCCGGAGTTGCGCCATCGCGATCCGGCCGTGCGGCAGTCGGCCCAGGCGGCGCGCCAAGCCCTGGCCGCCCTGCTCCCGGCGGGCACGACCGTGACCCTGACGCAGCTCAAACGTGACAAGTATTTTCGCCTGGATGCCGTGGTGCTGGTGGACGGCCGCGACGCTGCCGCCGTGCTTGGCCTGCCGCCCTCGCGGTGACAGCCCGCCCCTGGCGCAGCGCACTTAAAGCCCGACCGGACTTCAAGCGACCGCAGGCAATTCGTTTGCGCACCCTCCCCGTTGCCGAGGGTTTGGGACTCCATTTCCTCGGCCGCCGGAGCAACGGTGGTTCCCGTCAAGCGCCCGTTGCGACTATCCCGATCCACGGCCATCGTTTCTGGCGAGCTTCCGCCCATCGACGTAGCAACACCCCCGTCACAGCAAACGAACCCCAGGTGGGATTCCAAAGGGGTCACCCCTTTGGCCGCCGGAGGCACTCTTTACTCTTCTTGACTCCCTCAACCGACTAGCGCGGCGTAAAATCGCGTAGCGTCGTTTCCAGGTCGGTCTGGCGGGTCCGGCAAGCGGCCAGGGTCTGGCTGCGGGTGGCGATGTCGGCAAAAAACGGCTCGAACCGGCTGGCCAGTTCCCGAAATATCCGGTCCAGGCGGGCGGACAGGCGTTCGTTTAATTCCTGGCGCAGGGTTTCACCGCCAACGGCCAACCGCCGGCGCATCTCCCGCAGAACCCTCGGTCGTTGCCAGTACAGGGCGCTGCCGGCCAGCAAGGCCCCAAGGGCCGCCACCACGCCGCCGGTGACATCGATGACCGCGCTTTTGACCGACACGGCAAAAATGGTCCCCAAGACCACCAGCGCCCCGCCCATGGCCGCGCGCGGGTCCATGGCCGTGACGGTTTTGGGATCGATGCCGGCCATGGGGCCGCCCTCGGCCAGAAGCGACTCCACCCGGCCGGCCACCTCGGCCAACACCCGGTCCCGTTCCCCGGACAAAGGATCGCCGTCAGGCGTTGCGAGGGCCAGCCGCCGCTGGCGCAGCTCGTCCAAAAGCATCCGGGCATAGCCGGACACGCTCTCAAAAATATGGGCCGCGCCCTGGTTGGCAATGGATTCCACCTCGCGCTCCAGGTCCCGGGCAAAGGCTTCGCCCAGTTCCTTGAGACGCGCCGACGGTCCCCCGTTGCCCTTGCCGCGCCGCCACAGGCCGGCGATGGAGCGGCCAAGCATCCCGGACAGGGTCAGTTCGGCGGCAAAGGCTGCCTCAAACTCCCCGGCCAGCCGGGCATAGGCGGCCTCGACCCGGGTGCGCAGCACTTCGGCCTCGCGCCCGGCGGCCTGCCGGGCTGCGTCCAGACGATGGCGAATGCGCCCGGCCTCGGTCTCATCCGCAGCCAGTTCCTGCATCCGCCCCTCCATCATCCGGCCAAGCTCGGCCAGCAGATGGAGGGCGGAACGCCGGGTGGCATCAAGCTTGCCGGCAAAATGGCCGCCGCCGGCCGTCAGTTCCCGGATGTGGCGGCGAAGGGCCTCGATGCCCCCGGCCTCAGGGTCTGTGGCGCTCCTGGCCGAGGACACCAGAAATATCTTCGGCTCGGCCAGCCCCCGGTCGCGGGCCAGTTCCCGCAGCCGGCTGGTGTTGACCTCTATCTGTTCCGAACTGGCCAGATCGGCCATGGTCAGGGCAAAGGCCACGTTTCGGCCCCAGGTGTCGGCCACCAGATCAAAAAATGTCCAGGCCGAGCGGGAATAGGGATTGAGCGCGGAAAAGCAAAACAGCACCAGATCGGCGCGGGGGATGAAATGCTCGGTGATTTCCTGGTGGCGGTCGATGATGCTGTCCACGCCCGGGGTGTCCACGATGGACAGGCCGTCAAGCAGCCAACTGTCCACGGTCGCCCGCACCACCAGGTCACCGGCCGCAGTTTCGCCAGGGGTCCCGCTTCGGCCGATGATGCGGATACGGTCGGTGCAGGGGTCCGGGGCCACGTCCGTGACCGTTGTCCCGAGCAGGGCGTTAATGAGGCTGCTTTTGCCGGCCTTGACCTCGCCCACCACCACGAAGAGAAACGGTTCGGCCACATGGGCCAACAATTCCTTGGCCGCAACGACGGCTTCCGGCCGGCCGCAGCCGGCCAGCAACTCGCACAACCGGCCAAGATGTCCCGACAACTCGGCCTGCAAGGCCAGATAGCGCGTTTCCAGCAGAGTCGTAGTCACAAGGCTCCTTTCAAGGGCCGGGATCAGCGCGGCAGATACCAGTCAAGGCCCAGGTCATCGATGCTGGTTCCATCGGTTGGCAGCGACTGGCCCTTTTTCCCGTCGGCCGGACCGGTATGGCAGACCTCTTCGGCCCGGACCAGATCGGTGGCGGCAATGCGAATGGAGTTTCCGTCGGTAAATGCCCCGTCGTCGCCGACATAGTGCATGAGAATGAGACTCACCGGCCCGACGGCCTTGGATTGAAGGCTCCATTTCCAGGTGCGCAAGGTGCCAAAGGCGTTGCCGCGCCATTCCTTGGGTTCGCCGTAGCGTTTGGTGAGCGCTTCGAGGATACGGTTGAAAAACTCCAGAGAATCGTCGCCGTAATTCATCTTGACGCGCACCACCCGCCCCTTGGCGGCGCACAGGCCGTAGTCCACGTAGCCGCTGCGATAGCCTTTGAGCGCGGCCACGGGCATGACGCCAAGATAGGGCCGGTGAAAGGCCCGGTCGGCCTCGGAGGACAGGAGCTTGGCGGATTGTTCTTCCACCGTCAGGCCGAGTTTGACCCCGGCCAGGGAGTCGGGACCGTCGCCAGCCCGGACCTCCCAGGCAGCCAACACGAGGACGACAACAAGCCCGGCAGCCAGGATCGCCCGACCCGGCCCGGCAAAATGTCTGCGCATCACGACAGCCTCCCCAAAGCCATCAGGAAAAATTGGCCAGAGCCTCTTCCTGAGTCGTAAAAATCGGAAAAATCTCAGTATATCCGGATATTTCAAAAACTTCCTTCATGTAATCCTTGATTGATGACAACACGAGGCGTCCCTGAATCTTTTTGAGCTGCTGCAAGGCCAGAAGCAGCACCCGCAAACCTGTGGAATTGATATAATCCACGTCCTTGAAATCCATGAGCACCTTCTTCTTGCCCTGGCCAAGAATCTCCATCACCTTGTCTTCCAGCACCTTGGACGTATTGCTGTCGAGCCTGCCGCCAAGCTCCAGCACCGTCACTTCGCCGCTCTCCTTCTCCACCAGTTGCATATCGCCCCCTTTGTCAGTGTCAGATGATATCTTTTTCCAGTAGCAGGCGGTTGAGTCCACCCACGTGTTCATACGCCACGCGGTCCATAATCGCTCGCACCAGATGAATGCCCAAACCGCCTATGGCCCGGTCGTCGGCAGCGGCGGCGATATCGGGCGCTTTGGCCGTCAGCGGATCG
The DNA window shown above is from Desulfovibrio sp. TomC and carries:
- a CDS encoding SpoIIE family protein phosphatase — translated: MRIRTKLLIILLALVLPPLVAISIYALREARLLGHELAQRAAVSYKHAAESELALMVDLIGEDVADNRQMLELALAMLAGDAARILETAPDRLDGKQPADTPRPSLDGPGAMSREQAEQAGAALLGLAPTFDTLKHKLGDSMLWAYIARPDGIIATAPAHGPMPPGYDARERPWFRGAVETNGVVWRVLIDATTSRLTATVSAPIRSHDGQLLGVVGIDAPLESLLPESDLSRRWGDGVRACFVQINGDHLEIIGNRDFLDPKLGWKTPVTPTPLAIDDPAGLSRLQTAMESRQAAQLHLTLGNEDYFAVLRPFSLAPAGLLVLVPRQAVLHQADSAESAILARTQSMMTVVVFFALLAVAAAAILAYYGSRAVTRPLTGLSAAAARLAEGDFEARAPVTGQDELGLLAQTFNTMAPKLAERLRLKQDMQLAKEVQQNLLPKAPPHLPGLDLAGATIFCDETGGDYFDYLSFAPAPDGGCDIIVGDATGHGIAAALFMATGRALLRGGQGAGSGPAALLTLANVLLWQDTADSGRFITLYFLRLEGGGLAPKGRLVWSRAGHDPAMVYDPATDSFVELLGPGLPLGVLPDYSYEEQSCPGLSPGQLLLLGTDGIWEARNPADAMYGKDRFREVVRRHANLSAEAIVAAVHADVAAFQESAPRDDDITLVVLKATAA
- the thrC gene encoding threonine synthase, whose translation is MITVSDFPKYRGTMEYVCLGCQARFDIHELYYTCPHCGGVFILEDTSFDSLLEYPASYWQGLFDKRASTRVTALRGVLRFYELMAPVMDEEDIVYLGEGHTPIVAANDALTELVGAPFYYKNDGQNPSASFKDRGMACAFSYLKHLVRVNGWDSVLTVCASTGDTSAAAALYAAYVGGPIKSVVILPKGKVTPQQLAQPLGSGATVIEVPGVFDDCMKVVELLADNYRVALLNSKNAWRILGQESYAFEVAQWFGWDTYRKCVFVPIGNAGNVTAIMGGFLKLKKLGIIRSLPRIFGVQSHHADPVFQYYDEADPAKRHFEPVAVTPSAAQAAMIGNPVSFPRVAHFAKEYEKIGGPGSFQVIQVTEQAIVEGMLLANRHGHISCTQGGECLAGLIKAREQGLVEASEVSILDATAHHLKFIGFQQMYFEDSFPAEYGVTSDAKYVNRPRAILTESDKAALTPEAYTAKAAEAIVASLGLTRK
- the dnaB gene encoding replicative DNA helicase, encoding MDSPRKKPRNSKSSGLSGSGEPLTGQALERVSSDVLRKVPPQNLEAEQSVLGGILLKNSILFNLVDLVDEDDFYSPAHRYIFQAILDLSRKNAPIDLVSLAEALRVSGRLDEVGGPAYLGDLASSTVSSANALHHAEIVREKSVQRKLISTAVDIITRCYDGGQETEQLLDESEQAIFAIADSRSTKGFRSSKDLITRVFEQIEQRMENQELVTGVPSGYYQFDEYTAGLQPSDLIIVAGRPSMGKTAFAMNVAMRAAAMSAIPTAIFSLEMSMEQIMQRMLCCWGKVDLAKLRRARLDDEDWSRLYDAANHLSASPIFIDDTPAITTMDLRARCRRLKAEHGLGLIMVDYLQLMRASRRIDSREQEISEISRSLKSLAKELHVPVVALSQLNRKVEERADKRPMMSDLRESGAIEQDADVIIFLYRGAAYKKKEELTPEDNVAEIIIGKQRNGPTGMVKLLFLKESTAFENLSDIPPPSEFGMG
- the rpsF gene encoding 30S ribosomal protein S6, whose product is MRKYEALLLLSPELATDNRQEILENLKGVLERQDATMLAVDEWGMKELAYPVQKKTRGHYTRFEFAAPATAIAEFERIVRITDGIMKFITVKLADKYVPVVEGA
- a CDS encoding DUF456 domain-containing protein, whose amino-acid sequence is MSLVLLTVFLLVLLACLALHVFGLPGNWAMLGLVVLWDVLHPTLHLGFGFYALLVCVALAGEAVELFAQLFGAKRYGATGKGNLGGFLGALGGALCGAPFFLGLGALFGAVAGAFFGCYMFERLHGRDDAEARRAALGAMYGKVFGLTAKVACGVVMWTASARELWPA
- the rplI gene encoding 50S ribosomal protein L9 gives rise to the protein MELILRADVENLGRLGDKVSVKPGYGRNYLIPQGLAMLACESNLRRFENERKKLQAKRDAQVADAQSLADKLAAATVLIEVRVGEGDKLYGSVTSAIIADKLAEQGFDIDRKKIVLADPIRSLGHYDVEVKLMPELRGTVRVSVVRQGGAEDEDVVVTPAGAQVEANGQPEEETA
- the rpsR gene encoding 30S ribosomal protein S18 — encoded protein: MAFKKKFTPKKKFCRFCANKNLPVDYKRPDILKDFITDRGKIIARRITGTCAKCQRRLTLEIKRARQMAMLYYTATHSAEHLKKM
- a CDS encoding phenylacetate--CoA ligase family protein, with protein sequence MYYDAAETLSRLEIERLQLTRLRWSLTQATKSPFYSRRFAEVGFDPASVASLADVPRIPFTTKQDLRDSYPDAMLAMPVSEMVRMHASSGTTGTPTVIYHTQNDLDWWASLMARCMHMAGLRRTDVFQNMSGYGLFTGGLGIHYGAERLGCLTIPAGAGNSHRQIKLLTDFKVTGIHIIPSYALYLSAIFAELGLDPKSLSLRIALVGAEPYTEEARQRLQELYGLKAYNSYGLSEMNGPGVAFECQEQHGMHVWEDAYLAEIVDPVTGEPVPDGELGELVMTTLGREGMPVIRYRTRDMTRFLTGPCPCGRVHRRIDRLHGRCDDMIIIKGVNIFPMQIERVLLAMPEVGQDYQIVLERDGYIDNIRVKVEIRDEFFVEDMRQLGALQKRIASRLRDELLVTPKVELVERNSLPKTEGKATRVLDKRGVGA